TCAACAGAATTTATCAAGCCAAATAACATAACGCTGATGATAGCCACTGAAcaaaacagtaaaaaaaaaaacgacacAACATTTATGTATGGATTGATGGAACCATTTACTTTGTGAAATCATTCTCTATTTTCATTTCCTAAAACTTGTGATAATTTTACTTGATAACAAGTAGATATATGACTCTTGAAGTGAACAGACTgcatttttttgaaaacaatgaaaatgtcaaaaagaaaaactatttgCATTATTTCTAGAAATGATCCTTAACTAGGATTACATATTCTCTCTATCACAATAGTTCACTTCAAGACTCTCATCAAGTTAAAATGAATACGAATTTtaggaaatgaaaataaaaaatgttttcacaAAGTAAACGGGCTCAAATTTATCATGTTCTATAATTTGGATATTCGCATGTAATGGAATCAAATAAAACCAAATTCAATTCCATCCAATAATCTCATTTTTACCATCCAACAGACATTAAACATACTGATCCATCCTAACAAATATCCAAATAACAGACAGGCAACTCCATTACACTCATCAGATATCCAAATAATTCAACCAAACAATAatacttcataaaacaacaaattCAACAATCAATCATTCATTATACCTTCTCAGGCTGAGAATCAGAACCTTCCACTTCAACAGAAACCTCAGAACCATGCACCGGCACTTGAAAAGATCCATAATTTCCAGCAGCAGCTGCAGCAACTTCCACCGGCGCCTTCATTTCAGGAGTAGTCGTAAAATACTCCGACGACATAATCTTATTCAACTTCTCCCTCAAACCAGCATCtagaacaacaaaaacaataaaatactaatcatcaataaaacaaaacacaaaatgaaaaaaattcaaactttcaCAAAACCCTATAAACAAAAACCCTACATCaacaatcaaaaacaacaaaaaacagaaaataaatataattcaaaCTATCAAAATCCCACAAAACCCCAGTTcaacaatcaaaacaacaaaaacacagaataaaaattcaaactttcaAAAACCCTGAAACCAAAAAACCCCCAAAAGccccaaaacaacaaaaacacaaataatgaataaaaattcaaattttcacaAAACCCTACAAACACAAACCCTGCATCAAtgatcaaaacaacaaaaaatggataaaaattcaaactttcaCAAGCCCtcaaaacaaaaaccctaaatcaacaatcaaaacaacaaaaacacaaaatgaataaaaacacaaactttcaaaaaccctaaaaccaaaatgaataaaaactcAGACTTTCCCAAAACCCTATAATCAAAAAGTCAGAAAACCCTACATGTAACATCAACATTGGGATCAATAGGCTGTTGAGCCTTAGAAACCCACAACTTAGCATGCTCGATACATCTCCTCAACGCATTCTTATGCGAAAAGCTCGAATCGGCCGGTCTCGAAATCAACAAGCCATACAAACCAGAGATCGCATCCAAATCCTTCTCACCCAGCAGATCCGTCGCATCATCCGTCACATAATCATACGTCAGGCAACACCCACGCTCATGTGTCCTGGTGAGCATCGTTGAAGTAAAATCATTCTGAGTTTTCACTTCAAATAGGGACCCAAAATACAGCAAATTGAGAATATCCTCAACAACATCGCTGTTTTCACCGCTGGGTCGCGGTTCGGAGTTTTCAGCTTGGGTTTCAGTTTCCCGGGCATCGTTCTTGGTTTGAGTAGCAAGTTCGAGTTCTTCGGTTAGGGCTGAGGAAAGTGGTTGACGAAGCTTCTCCAATTCATCGATGAGAACGAGAACGGAGGATTTGGAACGGAGAACTTCTTGTTGCTCGCTGTTGAGGGATTTTCCCTGGGAGAGAGATTCTTCCATGGAAGTGATACGGTTGAGCTTCTTGCGGAGTGCACGGAGGCGTTTGTTGATGAGGTTCAGGACGGGTCCGTCGGTGGTTGTTGAAGAAGGCGCCATTATTGAACGGAGGGGAATTGGTGAATTTGATGGCGGCGCCGCTGTGTGCGGCGGTGGTGATTGGGTTTTTGTGGGTTTGTGACAGTGAGACGTTTGAGTAGATTGTGTTGAAATGCGACCTTTGTGAGAGTGTTTATATAGGATAAAGGATAGGAAATGAAATGAAACCAATGGGCTTTGGGCTTTTGTTTGGGTTTTGTACTCATCAATGTTTCATAGAAACCAGCTCTAGTGAATGCATTAGTGAAAGAAAGTTGTTTACCTCAATCTCGTTGATCCGTCGTAACCTAGTTGTAACCTTTTATTAGTTGTTTTTGTGTGTAAAATATGGTTGGACGGGTCATAACTTTGATCGACTATTTTCAGCAAAGTAAACAACTTTAAAGTGTTTATTGAGCAACCATTTAAGTGAAATCATCTCAAAGAAATCAAACATGCGAAGGAGTCGGATTTTAGTGTATAAACACATCTACACACTCCTAATTCATTTCTCAAATTTTGAATAGTATAATGAAACTTTaatctgttttctttttcttttcaaacggCTCAATTTAGTTTGACTCTATAACTAGGGTAACAACcccgatttaaaaaaaaaaatgctaaatttAGGATGAAGGAATCATGCCTCAGTTAAAGACATGTTACTTAATTTCTGATCTAAAATCTGACTCCCTTATATGTTCGATTTCTTTTAGATAATTTCTTAGATGGTTGCTCAAT
Above is a genomic segment from Medicago truncatula cultivar Jemalong A17 chromosome 5, MtrunA17r5.0-ANR, whole genome shotgun sequence containing:
- the LOC11414964 gene encoding uncharacterized protein C12G12.07c; translation: MAPSSTTTDGPVLNLINKRLRALRKKLNRITSMEESLSQGKSLNSEQQEVLRSKSSVLVLIDELEKLRQPLSSALTEELELATQTKNDARETETQAENSEPRPSGENSDVVEDILNLLYFGSLFEVKTQNDFTSTMLTRTHERGCCLTYDYVTDDATDLLGEKDLDAISGLYGLLISRPADSSFSHKNALRRCIEHAKLWVSKAQQPIDPNVDVTYAGLREKLNKIMSSEYFTTTPEMKAPVEVAAAAAGNYGSFQVPVHGSEVSVEVEGSDSQPEKNEGTANSQGQGSGDDRSDPEGEFQKDELEAENAAEAVPVQHEQTNPQGDLEYNQPDGEGKEQQYYPRRGGYQNQRGGRGGGGRRGYSNGRGGRGGGGGRGRGYPNGGNQYHDQPGNYYPRNNYNNRGRGGRGGGYYSNHGAGGQVNHVAGDVGVQS